Sequence from the Synergistaceae bacterium genome:
GGCATAGACATGGAGAGCGTACCCGCCGAGATAACCTACGGCCTCGAACGAATCGCAATGTACGTCCAGAAAGTCGACAGCGTCTACAACCTCGAGTGGGCAGGGAACGTTACGTACGGAGATGTTCACCTTCAGGGTGAAGTCGAGCACTCGTTCTACAACTTTGAGGACGCGGACACTGATATGCTGTTCCAGCTTTTCGCGATGTACGAGGCAGAGGCAGGACGAATCCTCGACAAGGGGCGCGTTCTTCCGGCGTACGACTACGTGCTGAAGAGCTCGCACACGTTCAACCTCCTCGATGCCCGCAACGCAATAAGCGTAACCGAACGCACAGGCTACATTTCGCGCGTGAGAGCATTGGCGTGCAGATGCGCGGCGGCCTACCGTGCGCAGAGAGAAGCAATGAAGTTCCCGCTGTCGGCAAAATTCGACACGACGACAGGGAATTATTTTGACGCGGACAGGAGGTAAATCATCATGCCCATAAAGAACGTACTGTTAGAGATCGGCACAGAGGAGATACCTTCCCGCTTCATCCCTGATGCCTTGAAGACCCTGAAAGACCGCGCGGAAGCCTCGCTAGTATCCAGCCGCCTGACTTTCCGCGACGTAAAGACCTATGCGACACCCCGAAGGCTCGCCGTCCTCATCTCAAACGTCAGCGACGAACAGACCGAGCAGGTAGAGGAGTTCAAGGGGCCTGCGCTGGCGAATGCCTACGACCAGAACGGAGTCCCGACGAAGGCCGCAATAGGTTTCGCGAAGAGCAAGGGTGTTGATGTTAAGGATTTGACGGAGACGGAGATTAAGGGAGTGAAGTACCTTCTGGCCGTAATCCGTCAGGAGAGCAAGCCCGCAATGGAAGTTCTGCCCGGCATTCTCGCTGGGCTGGTGAACGGCCTGACTTTCCCGAAGAGCATGTACTGGGACAATTCCGGCGTGAGGTTCGCGCGGCCGGTGAGGTGGATCGTAGCACTAGCTGACGACAAGGTGATACCCTTCACGTTCGGGACGGTCGCGAGCGGAAGGACAACGTCAGGACACCGCTTCATGGGCAGAAGGGCGGTAGAGATTTCGAGTGCCTCCGAGTACCTTGATATCCTCTACGACAACAACGTGATTCTTGACCAGGAGAAACGCCTCCAGAAGATGAAGACCTCAATCGCTAACCTGCAGAAGGACTTTGACGGCAACTTTGAGGTTGAACTGGATGAAAGCATCCTCGAGGAGAACCTGTACCTCGTGGAATACCCCGTGCCGTTCATCGGGAGCTTCGACAAGAAATACCTCGAGATTCCTGAAGAAGTCCTGACAACGTCAATGAAGAAGAACCAGAAGTATCTTGCAGTCAGGAGCAAGGACAAGAACGGCCGTCTTGCACCGTACTTCATCGGCGTGAGCAATAACCTTGTGGCGAACATGAACGTTATCCGCGAGGGGAATGAACGTGTTCTGCGGGCAAGGCTTGAGGACGCGGCGTTCTTCTGGACGGAGGATAGGAAAGTGCCTCTCGCGTCATTCGTGGAACGCTTGAAGTCCGTAACGTATCAGGAGAAGCTGGGCAGCATCTATGATAAGGTTATGCTGACGAGGAAGCTCGCGCTGTGGCTGTGCATGACTTACGGCGAGACGGACATAGCCTCGCTGGTCGACAGGGCGGCGTACCTCTCGAAGGCTGACCTCGTAACGTCAATGGTGTTCGAGTTCCCGGAGCTTCAGGGAGTTATGGGCAGGGAATACGCAAAGTGTTCGGACGAAGACCCGCGCGTGGCTCTTGCGCTTCACGAGCAGTACCTTCCTGCGTTTGCTGGGGACAAGACACCTTCTGACGACGTGGGGGCGATTCTGGGCATCGCAGAGCGCATACACATAATCACTGCGTGCCACAAAGTCGGCCTCGAACCTACGGGCTCACAGGATCCCTACGCACTGAGAA
This genomic interval carries:
- a CDS encoding glycine--tRNA ligase subunit beta — its product is MPIKNVLLEIGTEEIPSRFIPDALKTLKDRAEASLVSSRLTFRDVKTYATPRRLAVLISNVSDEQTEQVEEFKGPALANAYDQNGVPTKAAIGFAKSKGVDVKDLTETEIKGVKYLLAVIRQESKPAMEVLPGILAGLVNGLTFPKSMYWDNSGVRFARPVRWIVALADDKVIPFTFGTVASGRTTSGHRFMGRRAVEISSASEYLDILYDNNVILDQEKRLQKMKTSIANLQKDFDGNFEVELDESILEENLYLVEYPVPFIGSFDKKYLEIPEEVLTTSMKKNQKYLAVRSKDKNGRLAPYFIGVSNNLVANMNVIREGNERVLRARLEDAAFFWTEDRKVPLASFVERLKSVTYQEKLGSIYDKVMLTRKLALWLCMTYGETDIASLVDRAAYLSKADLVTSMVFEFPELQGVMGREYAKCSDEDPRVALALHEQYLPAFAGDKTPSDDVGAILGIAERIHIITACHKVGLEPTGSQDPYALRRAARCINEILFARRYNFDVEDTVSEACRINEVSDEVKAKILEFMTQRLLIQLKERGYSHELATLGVNAAGRVPYQALRLLETLNGVKGEEWFSALANSAVRVKNILSKNAKDVPAGEPDEALMTVDAEKDLYGEVLRLDAAVREAVKVYDWEGLTKMLAELSPVISRFFDGVMVMDKDEAVRNNRLALLAKCNDLLMTAGDLSVMA
- the glyQ gene encoding glycine--tRNA ligase subunit alpha produces the protein MNFQEIYFRLQNFWARHDCVIQQPYDIEVGAGTMNPATALRVLGPEPWRVAYVEPSRRPSDGRYGKNPNRLQHYYQYQVIIKPAPANIQELYIESLASLGIDPMEHDIRFVEDDWENPSTGAWGLGWEVWLDGMEITQFTYFQQLGGIDMESVPAEITYGLERIAMYVQKVDSVYNLEWAGNVTYGDVHLQGEVEHSFYNFEDADTDMLFQLFAMYEAEAGRILDKGRVLPAYDYVLKSSHTFNLLDARNAISVTERTGYISRVRALACRCAAAYRAQREAMKFPLSAKFDTTTGNYFDADRR